One genomic window of Ruminococcus gauvreauii includes the following:
- a CDS encoding SGNH/GDSL hydrolase family protein, with protein sequence MKSILCYGDSNTWGYIPGKGGRYPRDIRWPGRLERYLGAGYHVMEEGLCGRTTSYQIPLEPFRNGFETFPMIMESAADADLVVFMLGTNDRRTQICASPQESALAMERYLQFINVPVLWSGERAPEVLLVAPPAIDESVMDKEAGFYYGQKSVLDSRCLAEEYQILSKRYNCSFLDAAEVCSASQEDGVHLDEQGHQRLAQAVSWKIQKIIP encoded by the coding sequence ATGAAAAGTATATTATGTTATGGCGATTCCAATACCTGGGGATACATCCCGGGTAAAGGGGGAAGGTATCCAAGAGATATCCGCTGGCCGGGCCGCCTGGAAAGATATCTGGGCGCCGGATATCATGTGATGGAGGAAGGGCTGTGCGGCAGGACGACATCTTATCAGATTCCGCTGGAGCCTTTTAGGAATGGATTCGAGACGTTTCCTATGATCATGGAAAGTGCGGCGGATGCAGATCTTGTGGTTTTCATGCTCGGGACAAATGACCGGAGGACGCAGATTTGTGCATCGCCGCAGGAGAGTGCTCTGGCGATGGAGCGCTATCTGCAGTTTATCAATGTGCCTGTACTGTGGTCTGGCGAACGTGCGCCGGAGGTCTTGCTGGTCGCGCCTCCGGCGATCGATGAGTCCGTTATGGACAAAGAAGCCGGGTTTTACTATGGACAGAAATCAGTGCTGGATTCCCGATGCCTGGCTGAGGAATATCAGATCCTGTCAAAGAGATATAACTGTTCATTTTTAGATGCTGCAGAAGTATGCAGCGCAAGCCAGGAAGATGGTGTTCATTTAGATGAGCAGGGACATCAGAGACTTGCGCAGGCGGTGTCCTGGAAAATCCAGAAAATCATTCCATAA
- a CDS encoding ABC transporter permease — protein MNYSVQFKKSLKTLTKQKAFLAVVVICALMSVFNRYFLTAQNLSSLLLQVTILWIMAFGVTFCIISGECDLSLGANMCICGIIAIKLLPYLQIWVILIIVLLVGAAVGAVNAFISVNQGANSFIVTLGMMMLLKGICLVMTDGAPIAGTSKTFAAFGTGSILGVYNITWVAVLLFVISLWVMKRTEFGRNCYAVGYSKDVAAYSGVAVKRHLWVTFIISACSAALAGFCLSAELNSGSAAYGDNTALLINCGVVVGGTPFNGGYGGMVQSLIGVFLFGLLENVMNLLAVTPYMQMLIRGILIVLVIGMDCYARKKKREDV, from the coding sequence ATGAATTATTCCGTACAATTTAAGAAGTCGCTGAAGACACTTACAAAACAGAAAGCATTTCTTGCAGTCGTTGTGATCTGTGCACTGATGTCTGTGTTTAACCGTTACTTTCTGACTGCGCAGAACCTTTCTTCTCTGCTGTTACAGGTGACTATACTGTGGATCATGGCGTTTGGAGTTACGTTCTGTATTATTTCAGGTGAATGTGACCTGTCACTGGGTGCCAATATGTGTATCTGCGGCATCATTGCGATTAAGCTTCTGCCGTATCTGCAGATCTGGGTGATACTGATCATAGTATTGCTGGTGGGTGCTGCAGTTGGAGCAGTAAATGCATTTATCAGCGTCAATCAGGGGGCGAACTCCTTTATCGTGACGCTTGGAATGATGATGCTGCTCAAAGGGATCTGCCTGGTAATGACAGACGGAGCGCCGATCGCGGGAACCAGCAAGACGTTTGCGGCATTTGGAACAGGCAGCATTCTGGGTGTTTATAATATTACCTGGGTTGCGGTGCTGCTGTTTGTGATTTCCCTGTGGGTGATGAAGCGCACTGAATTTGGCCGAAACTGCTATGCCGTGGGTTACAGCAAGGATGTGGCGGCATATTCCGGTGTCGCTGTAAAACGTCATCTGTGGGTCACTTTCATCATATCGGCGTGCAGCGCTGCACTGGCAGGATTCTGCCTGTCCGCGGAGCTGAATTCCGGTTCGGCAGCTTATGGTGACAATACGGCGCTTCTGATTAACTGTGGTGTTGTAGTCGGCGGTACTCCGTTTAACGGCGGCTACGGCGGTATGGTACAGTCGCTGATCGGTGTGTTCCTGTTTGGGCTGCTGGAAAACGTGATGAACCTTCTGGCTGTTACACCGTATATGCAGATGCTGATCCGCGGCATATTAATTGTCCTGGTTATCGGCATGGACTGCTATGCACGAAAGAAAAAACGGGAAGATGTGTAA
- a CDS encoding ABC transporter permease → MKREKKQILGNFINDYLLLTGIIILTLYTIIAEPAFLNPGNLLNLIRTFVPLAFVSIGMTLIIIGGYIDLSVAGLFSMMSILASMLSNRFGPVSLLLILLAGLICGAVSALILIICGARNSSDALFITFGMQTAFNALALLLNGGLAVTLEQTPFTRFLGAGNFLGIPMVLILFIIAVVVLQFLMKKMPVGRAVHLVGGNPTAAELCGIKPSKVILLSFSVTGAMTALGAYLLLCRVGTAIPTVGKNYETNAILAVCIGGTSLSGGKGSVLNTVLGVMLVTIMSNALNILGIDANMQSVWKGVILILAIWIDSRRKV, encoded by the coding sequence GTGAAACGGGAAAAGAAACAAATATTAGGAAATTTCATAAATGATTACCTTCTGCTGACAGGAATTATTATATTGACATTGTACACCATCATAGCAGAGCCTGCGTTCCTCAATCCAGGCAATCTTTTAAATCTGATTCGTACGTTTGTACCTCTTGCGTTTGTATCCATTGGTATGACACTGATCATTATCGGCGGATACATCGATCTGTCGGTGGCCGGACTGTTTTCCATGATGTCTATCCTGGCAAGCATGCTCTCCAATCGCTTCGGACCAGTTTCCCTGCTGCTGATCCTGTTGGCAGGACTGATCTGCGGAGCGGTCAGTGCACTGATTCTGATCATATGCGGAGCGAGAAACAGTTCGGATGCATTGTTTATCACATTTGGTATGCAGACGGCATTTAATGCACTGGCGCTGTTGTTAAACGGAGGGCTGGCAGTGACACTTGAGCAGACACCGTTCACACGGTTCCTGGGAGCGGGCAATTTTCTTGGAATCCCGATGGTGCTGATTCTGTTTATCATAGCGGTTGTGGTGCTGCAGTTTTTAATGAAGAAGATGCCGGTGGGAAGGGCTGTCCATCTGGTAGGCGGGAATCCCACAGCAGCAGAGCTGTGCGGCATCAAGCCGAGCAAAGTGATCCTGTTGTCTTTCAGCGTAACGGGCGCCATGACGGCATTGGGAGCATACCTGCTTCTCTGCCGTGTGGGGACGGCGATCCCCACGGTGGGAAAGAACTATGAGACGAATGCAATCCTGGCCGTCTGTATCGGAGGGACCAGTCTCTCAGGAGGCAAGGGAAGTGTCCTGAATACGGTACTTGGTGTTATGCTGGTGACGATCATGTCCAATGCCCTCAATATACTGGGGATCGACGCCAATATGCAGAGTGTGTGGAAGGGTGTGATCCTGATTCTGGCAATCTGGATCGACAGCCGCAGAAAGGTCTGA
- a CDS encoding sugar ABC transporter ATP-binding protein, whose amino-acid sequence MEQKVMLSVQHITKRFGTVTALDDVSFDIYEGQVHGLVGENGAGKSTLMKILSGVHKKDEGKVFFDGKEMNIKRPLDSLELGLSIIYQEFNLIESMSVGENIFLNRFREVGGMKKTHREARALLDSIGSTIDTHTPVEDLSVSEKQMVEICKALSFHSKLIIMDEPSTTLTNEEMKRLISIINDLRSKGITIIYISHKLDEIFELCDRVTIMRDGHVIDTRNTSEMNRADMIAKMVGRTIENEYPPRAQKVGETILEVRNLNTKKLHDISFTARRGEILGLVGLVGAGRTETVRAIFGADKLHSGEVWLEGKKLDIKSPLDAKNHGFGFVPEERKGQGLLLNFDIATNISMAAFDHFTDKGVLNKKKEKEIVEKQIKALGVKTPGADERIGNLSGGNQQKCLIARWLELNPKVLIMDEPTRGIDVGAKYEIYVLMKEIAEAGGTIIMISSELPEVLNMSNRVYVLCDGHVAGEFDAAEVTDTQVMAVALGEEGTK is encoded by the coding sequence ATGGAACAAAAAGTTATGCTTTCCGTACAGCATATAACGAAAAGATTTGGAACGGTCACGGCGCTCGACGATGTATCTTTCGATATCTATGAGGGGCAGGTACATGGACTGGTAGGAGAAAACGGTGCCGGCAAGTCAACGCTGATGAAGATTTTATCCGGCGTTCACAAAAAAGATGAGGGAAAGGTGTTTTTTGATGGAAAAGAAATGAATATTAAACGGCCGCTGGATTCCCTGGAGCTGGGCCTTTCCATTATCTATCAGGAGTTTAATCTGATCGAGTCCATGTCTGTGGGTGAAAATATTTTTCTGAACCGCTTTCGTGAAGTGGGCGGCATGAAGAAAACGCACAGAGAAGCACGTGCTCTGCTGGACAGTATCGGGAGTACGATTGATACTCATACGCCGGTGGAAGATTTATCCGTATCTGAAAAACAGATGGTGGAGATCTGTAAGGCACTGTCCTTTCACTCAAAACTGATCATTATGGACGAGCCCAGCACCACGCTGACGAATGAGGAGATGAAGCGTCTGATCTCGATCATCAATGATCTTAGGTCCAAGGGAATCACCATCATCTATATCAGTCATAAGCTGGATGAGATCTTTGAATTATGCGACCGTGTCACAATTATGCGTGACGGTCATGTTATCGACACCAGGAATACCTCTGAGATGAACCGCGCGGATATGATCGCTAAAATGGTGGGCCGGACGATTGAAAATGAATATCCCCCCCGAGCTCAGAAGGTGGGAGAGACGATTCTGGAGGTCAGAAATCTGAATACGAAAAAACTGCACGACATCAGCTTCACGGCAAGAAGAGGAGAGATCCTCGGGCTGGTGGGACTGGTTGGAGCGGGAAGAACCGAGACGGTTCGCGCGATCTTCGGAGCAGACAAATTACATAGCGGCGAGGTGTGGCTGGAAGGAAAAAAACTGGATATTAAAAGCCCGTTGGATGCAAAAAATCACGGTTTTGGTTTTGTGCCGGAGGAGCGCAAGGGACAGGGCCTTCTCCTGAACTTTGATATTGCCACCAATATCTCCATGGCAGCCTTTGATCATTTTACGGACAAAGGTGTTCTGAATAAAAAGAAGGAGAAAGAAATCGTTGAGAAACAGATTAAAGCATTGGGAGTTAAGACGCCGGGAGCCGATGAGAGAATAGGAAACCTTTCAGGCGGTAACCAGCAAAAATGTCTGATCGCCAGATGGCTGGAACTCAATCCAAAAGTTTTGATCATGGATGAGCCGACCAGGGGGATCGATGTGGGAGCTAAATATGAGATTTATGTATTGATGAAAGAGATTGCGGAGGCAGGCGGCACGATCATTATGATTTCTTCAGAGCTTCCGGAAGTATTGAACATGAGTAATCGTGTATATGTGCTCTGCGATGGCCATGTGGCCGGTGAGTTTGATGCGGCGGAGGTAACGGATACTCAGGTTATGGCCGTTGCATTGGGAGAGGAGGGGACGAAGTGA
- a CDS encoding sugar ABC transporter substrate-binding protein, producing MKQRKVISILLTAAMVVTMAAGCVKQEPAGKEAAAAVSEEASADDGADTDLVLEPVDIKEYGVAPKITDFVPEDADTSGTKEDGTPWKIAWSSLSNAEESLAHMTELMEGMSDEMGFELVTFDAQADPQKQTSDINNAISQGCDALIVAPIDASSQNSVMKKAKDAGMVVLNVQNTVTDEESYDYYVGPDDTAAAQQAASLLMNALPDGGKIVMVEGNPGETCQINRTKGFKAVISQYPEYEILEEQGCLNWSTAECMSVMESYLSKYPEIDGVFCQWDIGCGTCIQAAEGTGRADDIAFVSVDGTQAGLDAVAEGGCWKGLSMQDFDTNSRIQVLAALAVLNGDGDKVEKMLYTPNICITEENAKNFTAGW from the coding sequence ATGAAACAGAGAAAAGTGATCAGTATTCTGTTAACGGCGGCAATGGTTGTAACAATGGCTGCCGGCTGTGTAAAGCAGGAGCCGGCCGGGAAAGAGGCGGCGGCAGCTGTATCGGAGGAGGCAAGCGCAGACGATGGCGCTGATACCGATTTGGTACTGGAGCCGGTAGATATTAAAGAATATGGCGTAGCTCCAAAAATCACAGATTTTGTACCGGAGGATGCCGATACAAGTGGTACAAAAGAAGACGGAACACCATGGAAGATTGCATGGTCCAGTCTTTCAAACGCGGAGGAATCATTGGCACACATGACAGAGCTGATGGAAGGAATGTCAGATGAAATGGGTTTTGAGCTGGTGACTTTTGATGCCCAGGCTGATCCGCAGAAGCAGACCAGTGATATCAACAATGCGATTTCTCAGGGGTGTGATGCACTGATCGTTGCCCCTATAGATGCCAGCTCCCAGAACAGCGTCATGAAAAAGGCGAAGGACGCAGGCATGGTGGTGCTGAATGTCCAGAACACGGTGACAGATGAGGAAAGCTATGATTATTACGTAGGACCTGACGATACGGCGGCGGCACAGCAGGCAGCCTCTCTCCTTATGAACGCACTGCCCGATGGCGGAAAGATCGTAATGGTTGAGGGGAACCCGGGTGAGACTTGCCAGATCAACCGGACAAAGGGTTTTAAAGCTGTTATTTCACAGTATCCGGAATATGAGATTTTAGAAGAACAGGGCTGCCTCAACTGGTCCACAGCCGAGTGTATGAGTGTCATGGAATCCTATCTGTCAAAATATCCGGAGATTGACGGAGTATTCTGCCAGTGGGATATCGGCTGCGGCACCTGCATTCAGGCTGCGGAGGGAACAGGACGTGCAGACGATATCGCCTTTGTATCTGTGGATGGAACGCAGGCTGGACTGGATGCAGTAGCAGAAGGCGGATGCTGGAAGGGACTATCCATGCAGGACTTTGATACGAACTCGCGTATCCAGGTGCTGGCGGCACTGGCAGTGCTGAACGGGGACGGAGATAAAGTCGAGAAGATGCTGTATACACCGAATATTTGTATTACAGAAGAAAATGCAAAGAACTTTACAGCGGGCTGGTAA
- a CDS encoding sensor histidine kinase, with protein sequence MKNRPLVSQFRITFVFIIAASIAASLITYAVTGVLFLRALNSSEIRPENYYEQQIPDIENYIRGTGAAVLSEAGEKGLKNVFPDEGLSYQGVDSDGNILYGTYQKQLFENREQLFSCLNKTFRVSGDYIQVVPVISSSGKIEGAVSIAYKLSLFAANKDKVWLFMTLLIIVLSPFIYVIVFTILFSRVFTNRITRPLKLLMEGSRQIREKNLDFHIDYHADNELGELCEVFSDMKEELRESLSVQWKLEQERVEMVEALAHDLKSPLSVIKAYSEAVLDDTEVDEGQRQYLAVIEENIEKSISLVQQMQYTSDLDNSSVTLEKVCVNLSDFLEQKVHQYELQARQKEITVTLSIQGDLPDHVLTDRDKLERILDNIVSNSLQYTPAGGMVTISVREEENIVFYQISDSGIGFSAKDLDKVFGKFYRGDEARQTRDGHSGLGLYIVKQLAELLGGSAAIENSEGGGACVKFWHSV encoded by the coding sequence ATGAAAAACAGGCCGTTGGTATCACAGTTTCGTATCACATTTGTCTTTATTATTGCTGCCAGTATTGCGGCGTCGCTGATCACTTATGCAGTTACGGGAGTACTGTTTCTGCGTGCGCTGAATAGCAGTGAGATCAGGCCGGAAAATTATTATGAGCAGCAGATTCCGGACATTGAAAACTATATACGTGGAACGGGAGCAGCAGTCTTATCCGAAGCGGGTGAAAAAGGACTGAAGAATGTGTTTCCAGATGAGGGTCTTTCTTACCAGGGGGTAGATTCCGATGGAAATATTTTATATGGAACGTATCAGAAGCAATTATTTGAGAATAGGGAACAGCTCTTCAGCTGCCTCAATAAGACCTTCCGTGTTTCGGGAGACTATATTCAAGTGGTGCCTGTTATCAGCAGCAGCGGGAAAATCGAAGGGGCTGTTTCCATTGCCTATAAATTAAGTTTATTCGCCGCAAATAAAGATAAAGTGTGGCTGTTCATGACGCTGCTGATCATAGTGCTGTCCCCATTTATCTATGTCATTGTGTTTACGATCTTATTTTCCCGGGTATTTACAAATCGTATTACCCGCCCATTGAAACTTTTGATGGAGGGTTCACGTCAGATCAGGGAAAAGAATCTTGATTTTCATATCGATTATCACGCGGACAATGAACTGGGGGAACTGTGTGAAGTCTTTTCAGACATGAAAGAGGAACTCAGGGAGTCTCTGTCTGTGCAGTGGAAACTGGAACAGGAACGTGTGGAGATGGTCGAAGCCCTGGCACATGACCTGAAATCGCCTCTGTCTGTCATCAAGGCGTATTCGGAGGCAGTTTTGGATGATACCGAAGTTGATGAGGGACAGCGGCAATATCTTGCGGTCATCGAGGAAAATATAGAAAAAAGTATTTCACTTGTCCAGCAGATGCAGTATACTTCCGACCTCGATAACTCCAGCGTCACCCTGGAGAAAGTATGCGTGAATTTATCTGATTTTTTGGAACAAAAAGTACATCAATATGAACTGCAGGCGAGACAAAAGGAGATCACCGTTACTTTAAGCATTCAAGGCGACTTGCCGGATCACGTGCTGACCGACCGGGATAAACTGGAGCGGATTCTTGATAATATTGTATCGAACAGCCTGCAGTATACTCCTGCGGGAGGAATGGTCACCATATCGGTAAGAGAAGAGGAAAATATCGTTTTTTATCAGATCAGTGATTCTGGTATCGGATTCAGCGCTAAAGACCTGGACAAAGTTTTTGGGAAATTTTATCGTGGCGATGAGGCCAGACAGACAAGGGACGGTCACTCCGGCTTGGGACTGTATATCGTAAAGCAGCTGGCGGAACTTCTCGGGGGATCAGCTGCGATAGAAAATTCAGAAGGGGGAGGGGCATGTGTGAAGTTCTGGCACAGTGTTTAA
- a CDS encoding response regulator transcription factor, whose protein sequence is MSRILIIDDERDIVVLLEKKLKERGHEVLTAYDGKQGMEQAKKQPDLIILDIMMPGADGFEVCRAIRDDVVCPIIFLSAKQSEADKIRGLTLGGDDYIVKPFGLRELIARIEANLRREKRSQYLNTEHKRPKLYFGTLALDMRERAVRIGGQDIPLTRREYDIAELLALHAGQVFSREQIYEKVWGYDSEGDSSTVIERIKNIRAKFAAVTPDVQYISTVWGIGYKWNK, encoded by the coding sequence TTGAGCAGGATATTGATCATCGATGATGAGAGGGATATCGTCGTATTATTGGAGAAAAAACTGAAGGAAAGGGGGCATGAGGTGCTGACAGCGTACGATGGCAAGCAGGGCATGGAACAGGCGAAGAAACAGCCCGATCTGATCATACTTGACATTATGATGCCGGGAGCGGATGGATTTGAGGTCTGCCGTGCGATACGGGACGATGTAGTCTGTCCGATTATTTTTCTGAGTGCGAAACAGTCGGAGGCAGACAAGATCAGGGGGCTCACTCTTGGAGGCGATGATTATATCGTGAAGCCCTTTGGGCTGAGGGAGCTGATCGCCAGGATAGAAGCCAATCTGCGCCGTGAAAAGCGTTCTCAGTACCTCAATACAGAACATAAGCGCCCGAAGCTGTACTTTGGAACACTGGCTCTGGATATGCGGGAGCGCGCGGTCAGAATCGGCGGGCAGGATATTCCCCTGACAAGGAGGGAATATGACATTGCAGAATTGCTCGCACTCCATGCAGGGCAGGTTTTCTCCAGAGAGCAGATCTATGAAAAAGTATGGGGATACGATTCTGAGGGAGACAGTTCAACTGTGATCGAGCGGATTAAAAATATCAGGGCAAAATTTGCAGCTGTGACACCTGATGTTCAGTATATTTCGACTGTCTGGGGGATTGGATACAAATGGAATAAGTGA
- a CDS encoding lantibiotic immunity ABC transporter MutG family permease subunit gives MIRILSSEWLKTKRTAVRWITFFMPVVTALCIVAYIPGRAGVTADFIYEGFFTVWTAVIIPLGAGLLAGFIIHEEELAGDFHGFLNSEVSRDSVYLGKFFLLIFCLMSCTFISTVILCAGMNLAAPGNGYYAVFMMAALFAVIGSLPILAIHLWISLLWGIGASIGTGMGGLLMGALIGATSLGDKIWILVPWAWPVKLSMFPAVYLLSRTDLVFEDTVRQMMTGLAAVVIGTAVFLTGGMIWFRKWEGRA, from the coding sequence ATGATAAGAATATTATCATCAGAATGGTTAAAGACAAAACGGACAGCAGTCCGATGGATTACATTCTTTATGCCGGTGGTCACTGCACTTTGTATCGTCGCTTATATTCCGGGCAGAGCGGGTGTAACGGCTGATTTTATCTATGAAGGATTTTTTACTGTGTGGACGGCGGTCATCATACCGTTAGGGGCAGGGCTGCTTGCCGGTTTTATCATACATGAAGAGGAACTCGCCGGCGACTTTCACGGTTTTCTGAACTCGGAGGTATCACGGGACAGCGTGTATCTGGGAAAATTTTTTCTGTTGATTTTTTGTCTGATGTCCTGTACGTTTATCTCAACGGTCATTCTCTGTGCAGGCATGAATCTTGCGGCACCAGGGAACGGGTATTATGCTGTGTTTATGATGGCAGCACTTTTTGCTGTGATCGGTTCGCTCCCCATTCTGGCCATTCACCTGTGGATCAGTCTTTTGTGGGGGATAGGGGCGTCAATAGGAACCGGCATGGGAGGACTTCTGATGGGTGCGCTGATTGGGGCTACGAGCCTTGGAGATAAGATCTGGATCCTTGTTCCCTGGGCGTGGCCTGTGAAGCTGTCTATGTTTCCCGCCGTTTATTTACTCAGCCGGACGGATCTTGTTTTTGAGGATACAGTCAGGCAGATGATGACCGGGCTTGCGGCAGTGGTTATAGGAACTGCTGTATTTTTGACCGGCGGAATGATATGGTTTCGGAAGTGGGAAGGGAGAGCATAG
- a CDS encoding lantibiotic immunity ABC transporter MutE/EpiE family permease subunit, with amino-acid sequence MNGLTSELLKYKRTFTRKLIVFIPLFFVLYSLVIRLLLPAFFNSWEGILDLVFNWWPFIFLPLGMGVFAVLVAAQERKSGNYHALLSHHIPPVKIWFCKVAGMAVYSLLSTLVLSAAVVICGLITSSGRIPIFQILAGSMVCWLSSLVLIPVQLWAATWKGVFLSMGIAVAGMFAGVLAAPKSYWAAVPWSWATRLMCPIIGVHPNGIVLEPGSPLLDSSVIPVGMILSVSTFLLVTVITGIWFNRREVK; translated from the coding sequence ATGAACGGTTTAACATCCGAGCTTCTGAAATACAAAAGGACATTCACCAGAAAGCTGATTGTCTTTATTCCCCTGTTTTTTGTATTGTATTCGCTGGTCATCCGATTATTGCTGCCGGCTTTTTTTAACTCGTGGGAGGGTATTCTCGATCTTGTTTTCAACTGGTGGCCATTCATATTCTTACCGCTGGGCATGGGGGTATTTGCCGTGTTAGTGGCAGCGCAGGAAAGAAAGTCCGGAAACTACCATGCGCTGCTCTCTCATCATATACCGCCGGTGAAGATCTGGTTCTGTAAGGTGGCCGGAATGGCGGTTTACAGTCTGCTGTCAACCCTTGTCTTAAGTGCTGCTGTTGTTATCTGCGGACTAATCACCTCTTCAGGGAGGATCCCCATCTTTCAGATACTTGCCGGGAGCATGGTCTGCTGGCTGTCATCACTTGTACTGATTCCCGTTCAGTTATGGGCGGCGACATGGAAAGGGGTATTCTTGAGCATGGGAATAGCGGTTGCAGGTATGTTTGCGGGTGTTCTTGCAGCGCCGAAATCATACTGGGCGGCTGTTCCGTGGAGCTGGGCGACAAGGCTGATGTGCCCGATCATAGGCGTGCATCCGAACGGAATTGTACTGGAACCCGGAAGCCCTCTTCTGGATTCTTCTGTGATTCCGGTGGGAATGATCCTGTCTGTGAGTACGTTTCTTTTGGTCACAGTCATTACGGGTATCTGGTTTAACAGGAGGGAAGTCAAATGA
- a CDS encoding lantibiotic protection ABC transporter ATP-binding protein, producing MKNLILETKNLTKRYGQQAAVAGLSLKIERNSVYGLLGPNGAGKSTTLKMLVGLCRPTEGQIFFDGKPWRREDLAQIGSLIEAPALYGNLTAEENLLVHTRLLGIPREKIDEVLETVDLKDTGKKRVSQFSMGMKQRLGIAAALLSDPRLLILDEPTNGLDPFGILQLRELIASFPGHGITVILSSHILSEVAQVVDEIGIINGGKLLYQGIPASDENLEEFFTDVIIKGVK from the coding sequence ATGAAGAATCTGATTCTGGAAACAAAAAACCTGACTAAGAGATACGGGCAGCAGGCGGCGGTTGCGGGTCTTTCGCTCAAAATTGAACGAAACAGTGTCTACGGACTGCTCGGTCCCAATGGAGCAGGAAAATCGACGACACTGAAGATGCTTGTAGGACTTTGCCGTCCGACGGAGGGACAGATCTTTTTTGACGGAAAGCCCTGGAGGCGGGAAGACCTTGCCCAAATCGGTTCTTTAATCGAAGCGCCTGCGTTATATGGCAATCTGACAGCAGAAGAAAATCTTTTGGTTCATACCAGGCTTTTGGGAATTCCGCGTGAAAAGATCGATGAAGTACTGGAAACAGTTGACTTAAAAGATACCGGAAAAAAGAGAGTCTCGCAGTTTTCCATGGGAATGAAGCAGCGTCTTGGGATTGCCGCAGCCTTGCTGAGTGATCCCAGATTATTGATCCTGGATGAACCGACTAACGGACTTGATCCTTTTGGGATTCTGCAGCTGCGCGAACTGATTGCTTCCTTCCCGGGGCATGGGATTACCGTAATCCTCTCAAGCCATATACTGTCGGAAGTGGCGCAGGTAGTTGATGAGATCGGGATTATCAATGGGGGAAAACTCTTATATCAGGGGATACCGGCATCCGATGAGAATCTGGAAGAGTTTTTTACAGACGTGATCATAAAGGGGGTAAAATAA
- a CDS encoding sulfite exporter TauE/SafE family protein, with product MTAVYQFIICFIAGIGAGLGTGFAGMSAAAVISPMLITFLGMEPYLAVGVALASDVCASAVSAYTYGKHKNLDIRNGLVMMASVLCFTLVGSYASSLVPSTAMGGFSTVMTLLLGIKFIVRPVMTTRSSMEQTDKKKRFIQSVLCGAVVGFICGFVGAGGGMMMLLLLTSVLGYELKTAVGTSVFIMTFTAFTGAASHFAIGGAPDMKSLVFCVLSTLLWARIAARFANKAAPAVLNRVTGVVLTVLGAAILAVNYL from the coding sequence ATAACAGCCGTGTATCAGTTTATAATTTGCTTTATCGCCGGCATCGGTGCAGGTCTCGGAACCGGATTTGCCGGCATGAGTGCTGCGGCGGTCATCAGTCCCATGCTGATCACATTCCTGGGAATGGAGCCGTATCTGGCGGTCGGAGTAGCACTGGCAAGCGATGTCTGTGCCAGCGCTGTATCAGCATACACTTACGGAAAACATAAAAACCTGGATATCAGAAATGGTCTTGTGATGATGGCATCCGTACTTTGCTTTACACTGGTCGGAAGCTACGCCTCAAGCCTTGTGCCGAGTACGGCGATGGGAGGTTTTTCGACGGTTATGACACTTTTGCTGGGAATCAAATTCATCGTACGGCCAGTCATGACTACCAGAAGCAGCATGGAACAGACGGATAAGAAAAAGCGCTTTATCCAGTCCGTGCTATGCGGTGCTGTCGTGGGATTTATCTGCGGTTTTGTAGGGGCAGGAGGCGGAATGATGATGCTTCTGCTTCTGACCAGCGTCCTGGGATACGAGCTGAAGACGGCTGTGGGAACCAGTGTATTTATCATGACATTCACAGCATTTACCGGAGCAGCAAGTCATTTTGCCATCGGCGGAGCGCCGGATATGAAGAGCCTGGTATTCTGTGTGCTGAGCACACTGCTATGGGCGAGAATTGCCGCCAGGTTTGCGAACAAGGCAGCGCCCGCGGTTTTAAACAGGGTAACGGGAGTTGTACTCACTGTGCTGGGAGCCGCTATTCTGGCGGTAAATTACCTGTAG